In the genome of Chromatiales bacterium 21-64-14, one region contains:
- a CDS encoding 6-phosphogluconate dehydrogenase (decarboxylating) yields MQIAMVGLGRMGANMVRRLLRAGHQCVVYDRSAATVKALEQEGATGAASLKDLVAALKTPRAVWMMLPVAIVDSMIQELAPLLKTGDVVIDGGNSYYRDDIRRAGALAEHGLRYLDVGVSGGVWGLERGYCLMIGGDGAAVEHLTPIFSALAPGVKTAAPTPARGGKGGPATEGYLHCGPVGAGHFVKMVHNGIEYGMMAALAEGLDVLKHANVGKQGFEHDAETSPLQHPEAYQYDLDLTEITELWRRGTVISSWLLDLTADALAANPTLEGFSGRVSDSGEGRWTVLAAVESGTPAPVLTTALFERFSSRNEGRFAAQVLSAMRAGFGGHQEKPGGGG; encoded by the coding sequence ATGCAGATAGCCATGGTAGGTCTCGGGCGCATGGGTGCCAACATGGTCCGCAGGCTGCTGCGCGCCGGTCATCAGTGCGTGGTCTACGACCGCAGCGCCGCGACGGTCAAGGCGCTGGAACAGGAAGGCGCCACCGGCGCCGCCTCGTTGAAAGACCTGGTGGCGGCACTGAAAACACCCCGGGCGGTGTGGATGATGCTTCCGGTGGCCATCGTCGATAGCATGATCCAGGAACTTGCCCCGCTGCTGAAAACCGGCGACGTGGTGATCGACGGCGGCAATTCCTACTACCGGGACGACATCCGGCGCGCCGGGGCGCTGGCAGAGCACGGTCTGCGCTATCTCGACGTGGGCGTCAGCGGCGGCGTCTGGGGGCTGGAGCGGGGATATTGCCTGATGATCGGCGGCGACGGCGCCGCGGTGGAACACCTCACGCCGATATTCTCCGCCCTGGCCCCCGGGGTGAAAACCGCCGCGCCCACGCCGGCCCGGGGCGGCAAAGGCGGACCGGCCACCGAAGGCTATCTGCACTGCGGACCGGTTGGCGCGGGCCATTTCGTGAAGATGGTCCATAACGGCATCGAGTACGGCATGATGGCCGCGCTGGCGGAGGGGCTGGACGTGCTCAAGCACGCCAACGTGGGCAAACAGGGATTCGAGCACGATGCGGAGACCTCCCCGCTGCAACACCCGGAGGCCTATCAGTACGACCTGGATCTGACCGAGATCACCGAGCTGTGGCGGCGCGGGACGGTCATCTCCTCCTGGCTGCTGGACCTGACCGCCGACGCGCTCGCCGCCAATCCCACGCTGGAGGGATTTTCCGGGCGCGTCTCGGATTCCGGCGAAGGCCGCTGGACGGTGTTGGCGGCAGTGGAATCCGGCACCCCGGCACCGGTGCTCACCACCGCGCTGTTCGAGCGTTTCTCTTCCCGCAATGAAGGACGCTTCGCGGCCCAGGTGCTTTCTGCCATGCGCGCCGGGTTCGGCGGCCACCAGGAAAAACCCGGCGGCGGGGGCTGA
- a CDS encoding peptide-methionine (R)-S-oxide reductase, translating into MKRRGFIFGIAAASLAILWTGRARMPAFAAAGGPSLDEMRADWTALLAPGADVALSVAPIHKSTAQWKASLDDLAFRVLREEGTERPFSSPLNEEKRAGVYACAGCGLPLFTSAMKFDSGTGWPSFFTHIPSHLATTKDYKLILPRTEYHCVRCGGHQGHVFDDGPQPTGQRWCNNGAALRFIPKV; encoded by the coding sequence ATGAAACGGCGCGGCTTCATCTTCGGCATTGCGGCCGCCTCCTTGGCGATCCTATGGACGGGGCGGGCGCGCATGCCGGCGTTCGCCGCCGCGGGAGGGCCCTCCTTGGACGAGATGCGCGCAGATTGGACAGCCCTGCTGGCGCCGGGCGCGGACGTGGCGCTTTCCGTCGCGCCGATACACAAGTCCACGGCGCAATGGAAAGCGAGCCTGGATGACCTTGCGTTCCGTGTGCTGCGCGAGGAGGGCACCGAGCGGCCCTTCTCCAGCCCGCTCAACGAGGAGAAGCGCGCGGGTGTCTACGCCTGCGCCGGCTGCGGCCTCCCGCTGTTCACCTCCGCGATGAAGTTCGACAGCGGTACCGGGTGGCCGAGCTTCTTTACCCACATCCCCAGCCATCTCGCCACCACGAAGGATTACAAGCTGATACTGCCGCGCACCGAGTACCATTGCGTGCGTTGCGGCGGGCATCAGGGCCATGTCTTCGACGACGGTCCGCAGCCCACCGGCCAACGCTGGTGCAACAACGGCGCGGCGCTGCGGTTTATCCCTAAGGTGTAA
- a CDS encoding lactoylglutathione lyase, with translation MRILHTMIRVGDLDRSIRFYTQVLGMKLLRRKDYPDGKFTLAFVGYGEESDHTVIELTYNWNVERYQLGDAFGHLAIEVEDVYQAAEKIRAHGTRILREPGPMNAGTTVIAFVEDPDGYSIELIGRKAP, from the coding sequence ATGCGTATTCTCCACACCATGATCCGGGTCGGCGACCTGGACCGTTCCATTCGCTTCTACACCCAGGTGCTTGGCATGAAACTGCTGCGCCGGAAGGACTATCCGGACGGCAAGTTTACCTTGGCGTTCGTAGGTTATGGGGAAGAGTCGGACCACACGGTGATCGAGCTGACCTACAACTGGAACGTGGAGCGCTATCAGCTCGGTGACGCCTTCGGTCATCTGGCCATCGAGGTGGAAGACGTGTATCAAGCCGCCGAGAAGATCCGCGCACACGGTACCCGCATCCTGCGCGAGCCAGGTCCCATGAACGCCGGGACCACGGTCATCGCCTTCGTCGAGGACCCGGACGGCTATTCCATCGAATTGATCGGGCGCAAGGCCCCCTGA
- a CDS encoding alkaline phosphatase, which produces MIDKTLTLLAGFILSTISHLGYGGIVLLMGVESACIPLPSEIILPFSGYLVYQGEMNLWLVGLAGAVGCVLGSLVAYYAGVWGGRPALEKYGRYLLISQRDLALADRWFQRHGGITIFAGRLLPVIRTFIALPAGVARMNLTRFVLYTFAGSLLWSLGLAWIGMKLGEHWDTLGGYFHRFDALIGIALLAGAGWYGVRHLRDTRAGNG; this is translated from the coding sequence ATGATCGACAAGACCCTGACGCTGCTGGCCGGGTTCATCCTATCGACCATCTCCCACCTGGGCTATGGCGGCATCGTGTTGCTGATGGGGGTGGAGAGCGCCTGCATTCCACTGCCGTCGGAAATCATCCTGCCGTTTTCCGGCTATCTGGTCTATCAGGGTGAGATGAACCTCTGGCTGGTGGGACTGGCGGGGGCGGTGGGCTGCGTGCTCGGCTCCCTGGTGGCCTATTACGCCGGGGTATGGGGCGGACGCCCGGCCCTGGAAAAATACGGCCGCTACCTGCTGATCTCCCAACGCGACCTGGCGTTGGCGGACCGCTGGTTCCAGCGCCATGGGGGTATCACGATCTTCGCCGGCCGGCTCCTGCCGGTAATCCGGACCTTCATCGCGCTGCCCGCCGGGGTGGCGCGCATGAACCTGACCCGGTTCGTTCTCTATACCTTCGCCGGATCCCTGCTATGGAGCCTGGGGCTGGCCTGGATCGGCATGAAGCTGGGGGAGCACTGGGATACGCTGGGCGGCTATTTTCATCGCTTCGACGCGCTGATTGGCATCGCACTGCTGGCCGGTGCCGGCTGGTACGGTGTCCGTCATCTGCGGGATACGAGGGCTGGGAACGGTTGA
- a CDS encoding cytochrome c oxidase subunit II: MASKRLLASIGAVLAIGTLSAPTASARYFFNFPSPVTPIAHEVLFIHDLFLAIITVIFAGAISVLFYSLFTHRKSKNYTPATFTKPTTKKQWAWSFVPVLTLIFIDYVVLGIPALHSILALANTRDDKLVVVVTASQWKWHYAYPAYGIQFTSTLSTPMDEVYGNAPKDRHFLLEVDHPLVLPTNEKVLIVLKSADVIHSFWVPAFGIKQDAVPGYLRKTWVNIQKPGVYRGQCAELCGVGHAFMPIVVDARTPAAFTRWVASERAAAGVAREAAEKVWTKEALMANGKRVFDSNCAACHQPNGLGIPGTFPPIATEHPFSASKEMLSDLMKRGFYRAGRITEGPIASHIEIVMHGIPGTPMPAFESQLSDTDIASVITFERNAFGNHTGQVVQPASIKALRSKKVR, from the coding sequence ATGGCATCGAAAAGACTGCTTGCATCCATCGGCGCGGTGCTTGCTATCGGTACCCTATCGGCGCCAACCGCAAGCGCTAGATATTTCTTCAACTTCCCGTCGCCGGTAACACCAATCGCCCATGAGGTGCTATTTATCCATGATCTGTTCCTTGCCATTATTACGGTCATATTCGCCGGGGCAATCAGCGTACTGTTCTATTCTCTGTTCACGCACCGGAAAAGCAAGAACTATACGCCAGCAACATTTACAAAACCGACCACGAAAAAGCAATGGGCGTGGAGCTTCGTTCCGGTCCTGACCCTGATATTCATAGATTATGTGGTTTTGGGAATCCCCGCCCTGCATTCCATTTTGGCCCTCGCGAACACGCGCGATGACAAACTGGTTGTTGTGGTAACCGCGAGCCAGTGGAAGTGGCATTACGCCTATCCGGCGTACGGGATCCAGTTTACCAGTACGCTATCAACCCCCATGGATGAAGTGTATGGCAATGCACCAAAGGACCGACATTTCCTGCTGGAGGTCGATCACCCACTGGTGCTGCCGACCAACGAAAAGGTTTTGATCGTATTGAAGTCCGCAGATGTGATCCATAGCTTTTGGGTCCCCGCCTTTGGAATAAAACAGGACGCTGTGCCGGGGTACCTCAGAAAGACATGGGTAAACATCCAAAAGCCCGGGGTCTATCGCGGACAGTGCGCAGAGCTCTGCGGCGTCGGTCATGCCTTCATGCCGATCGTCGTGGACGCGAGAACCCCGGCCGCCTTCACCAGATGGGTGGCATCGGAACGCGCGGCAGCGGGAGTCGCGCGCGAGGCCGCGGAAAAAGTCTGGACAAAAGAAGCGCTCATGGCCAATGGAAAACGGGTGTTCGACAGCAACTGCGCGGCCTGCCATCAACCCAACGGGCTGGGAATTCCCGGTACGTTTCCTCCGATCGCCACCGAACATCCGTTTTCGGCATCCAAGGAGATGCTCTCTGACCTAATGAAGCGCGGATTTTACCGCGCTGGCCGCATCACGGAAGGCCCCATCGCGAGTCACATCGAAATCGTCATGCACGGTATCCCGGGCACTCCGATGCCCGCGTTCGAATCACAACTCAGCGACACCGACATTGCTTCGGTCATCACATTTGAGCGAAATGCATTCGGCAATCACACCGGACAAGTCGTTCAGCCGGCGAGCATAAAGGCGCTTCGCTCCAAAAAGGTTAGATAG